The following are encoded together in the Bos javanicus breed banteng chromosome 4, ARS-OSU_banteng_1.0, whole genome shotgun sequence genome:
- the CPA5 gene encoding carboxypeptidase A5 isoform X3, whose protein sequence is MRVPFSELKDIKAYLESHGLAYNIMIKDIQVLLDEEREAMAKSRRLERSTSSFSYSSYHTLEEIYTWIDTFVTEHSDVVSKLQIGHSFENRSILVLKFSTGGSRRPAIWIDSGIHSREWITHATSVWIAKKIVSEYSKDRIVTDVLNAMDIFLEIVSNPDGFAYTHSMNRLWRKNKSTRPGIFCIGVDLNRNWKSGFGGNGSNNNPCSETYHGPSPQSEPEVAAVVDFIMSHGNVKALISIHSYSQMLMYPYGHSLEPVSNQEELMWPAGSQLTGPMTVASSTPSASSSGTRGATASCCQPRRSSPRPRRHGWPFGPSWSTHCIIPTDRTAEGRARGVVFFSEAWASPETQVMDPFPIPALTP, encoded by the exons GTGCTGCTGGACGAGGAGAGAGAAGCCATGGCGAAGTCCCGCCGGTTGGAGCGAAGCACCAGTAGCTTCAGTTACTCCTCTTACCACACCCTGGAGGAG ATCTATACCTGGATTGACACCTTTGTAACTGAGCATTCAGATGTTGTCTCAAAACTTCAGATTGGCCACAGCTTTGAAAATCGGTCCATCCTTGTTCTGAAG TTCAGCACTGGAGGTTCTCGGCGCCCGGCCATCTGGATTGATTCTGGAATCCATTCCCGGGAGTGGATCACCCATGCCACCAGCGTCTGGATTGCCAAGAAG ATTGTCAGTGAATACAGCAAAGACCGCATCGTAACAGATGTACTGAATGCCATGGACATCTTCCTGGAGATTGTCTCTAATCCCGATGGGTTTGCTTATACCCACAGTATG AACCGCTTGTGGCGGAAGAACAAGTCCACCAGACCAggaatcttctgcattggtgTGGATCTTAACAGAAACTGGAAGTCAGGCTTTGGAG GAAACGGTTCTAACAACAACCCCTGCTCAGAGACTTACCATGGGCCCTCCCCTCAGTCAGAGCCAGAAGTGGCTGCCGTCGTGGACTTTATCATGTCCCATGGGAACGTCAAGGCTCTGATCTCCATCCACAGCTACTCTCAGATGCTCATGTACCCCTATGGCCACTCTCTGGAGCCTGTTTCAAACCAGGAGGAGTTG ATGTGGCCAGCGGGATCACAGTTGACTGGGCCTATGACAGTGGCATCAAGTACTCCTTCAGCTTCGAGCTCCGGGACACGGGGCGCTACGGCTTCCTGCTGCCAGCCACGCAGATCATCCCCACGGCCCAGGAGACATGGATGGCCATTCGGACCATCATGGAGCACACACTGCATCATCCCTACTGACAGAACTGCTGAGGGGAGAGCCAGAGGAGTGGTTTTCTTTTCCGAGGCCTGGGCTTCTCCTGAAACCCAAGTTATGGATCccttccccatccctgccctgactccttag